The following are from one region of the Lytechinus pictus isolate F3 Inbred chromosome 4, Lp3.0, whole genome shotgun sequence genome:
- the LOC129259123 gene encoding adenylate kinase 9-like isoform X17: MEILKTMAENEEETNLPQFGAPTPSVTIDMLETRPNTHILLDSVTPAAGEGVHRGGSRLDPAGGAVSRALSVVSGSNAQESHISDMIKRMEEDPFDEDQTELRFLHSKPTCFIILGKPGVGKTTLAKRLAQAWRCQMVNVTELMLQHINLQTEMGVRLQEILHKGGAVPEELAVKLIEDKINSPEVAHHGYVLDDFPCVNEEYMNASDQLEFIKNWKLKPDFIINLRIPDEDLEMRRIGQRVDSLNNTLYAQDVWNPEKPEPQQKKGGGEDEEEEDEEEEEEEEPEMNLDPEMGEEEKIELTMEIIERLVQRPEDLKPHAAESIDAYKDKLLKMFEDYMADHDQQYLIEMDGNKTAPFLFRELMNKLNTYILRRAAVPIRLQNAEEEDIPDDIETEELMRTLGGTNLVAPRYRWRRSKWARACPVELQKGNVVQGKPEFAVGFLDKIYVMSGPDAMETFLKNPRPYLVSPQPRPPCKLCVVGPPLSGKTSLCHLLSHKFNARVLDVNELIKSRMESHKGKQIELAKQEAIESAVATIKAKLREKEEKEKEAKTSDTEESRAEGEGEEEGAGEGVGEEEDGEKSRIKAAEETEGEAEASEEKEEEGETTAQDSVTGVTEGDGTETIAASQHPTEDLSTITGVAPTVSQISEDVDENHPEVIQMVEAAVKEAEKLSYPIGADQYADCVEEAVVEIHRELRKKDPNGPGAGGWIIDNFPQSRDHWTVLLDRGLAPDEVICLKDSSENGLYLMKRWYRLNRDEVDTKARERKEAEEREKQRVLDDARIQEELEKEEAAKAAAAAVEEGGDEDAAKTQEEKPEGEKEEGDQEGEAEGEKDGEKDGEAAGEGGAGGGEEGEASPTSGGGVEGDAAPGVSDGEQKPKEGTTTDADLTTTVTSYEEKAKTEEEEEEEDKPPPVPVPEEDPLPPDGPETSKFKDQRNEFEREWPSIQALLTGTINLDPIQIEIENKKTEDIIKESHTMVELPYTYRPWEYNSIDMDEEDEDAAAEADEEGDEMEEEEDEEVTKNKKKQFGDTKHFCPVALKEKFVLWPSNPEIAAKYREKVYYCSNPEARDKFIAEPTTFVAKGRPFQPPPVRLLMLGPKGAGKSLHARAMADKLGLFHISFKDRLQELIIKKTKKKIGPEFEEEEEEPEEEEPEEEEPVEGLKDGIPVVSEPNDAAAAEQTEEDNEEGGEEEQEVELNEFEENIKGNLMGDESLSIDSLEKIIPDWWNLEPYKSTGFILEGFPRTSEEAQFMAENGFFPDAAILLNVEDSDITSRMLPPKLEKWRKRRDRRVARREKRKAKKKKEREEAIKKRRQELISEADDRKAKRQAELRAQRAADRDSDDSEPSDEEGFDDEEEEDIEAMLAEEFEEEEEEEEEEEELEEDAVERLKNEIGEVYDDDTSRIAGLQETLDEIMIPRMELNGGRKPHIVRFTLEQSLRPVQEFRESLFEKVYPIREMVARKMLQIGYKHQSRFGRWCPVKLLEGDCIQPMQGHTYPTFPAVYRQHIYFMSTPQAREEFVMHPLKYLKQPSPKPVVPVRMAIIGPPKSGKTSLANRFASDYGMMRLSIGEAVRFILTQQPKTQLAKLINAQIKKGIPLPDELAIRALEVNLLDTRSSTRGYVLDGYPVSKHQVDLMTEHGIIPVVILELSVDSRELMVRGMKDRHSSERLLPLHDSAQILALKIAAWQKEITSVREYYKETHKNWVSVTGEKSKWWVWNRAADHSKDSVRRIQDYLQRISEGKAASIADMCITPKEFFSRLGDFGQYCPVSLAKDGELVDCAGQINLDNAAEFRGRYYKMENPEKVKEFLARPELYVPPQAPRALPPPELLPKRRTAIDAKKMFPMQIELQGYCPVTYLDGKLRYEAILPGNPDLIVEYRENMYCFDSEEKLQKFMRYPERYYNLKLPHKLPPRKDPLLVTSLPMLGYMEQTISTAITKALTATGCFKPKFPFVSPSRSALLYLAFHLKAYNPKSSDYVRKKYRKKLDQFEEHCELIRYLGNQMGPRSRSPKELPIDFDHKMLLFLNLKGREPTPSTLVAM; the protein is encoded by the exons ATGGAGATCTTGAAAACTATGGCGGAGAACGAG GAAGAAACAAATTTACCCCAGTTTGGGGCCCCAACCCCAAGTGTAACAATAGACATGTTAGAGACCCGTCCAAACACCCATATTCTGCTGGATTCAGTGACACCAGCAGCTGGAGAGGGGGTGCACAGAGGAGGTAGTAGGCTAGACCCTGCAGGCGGTGCTGTGAGCAGGGCATTGAGTGTCGTTAGTGGAAGCAATGCACAGGAAAGTCACATCTCGGATATGATCAAACGTATGGAGGAAGATCCCTTTGATGAAGACCAG ACTGAGCTTCGTTTCCTCCACTCTAAGCCCACATGTTTCATCATCCTGGGTAAACCTGGTGTTGGTAAGACCACCTTAGCCAAGAGGTTAGCCCAGGCATGGAGATGTCAGATGGTGAATGTAACGGAGTTGATGCTCCAGCATATTAACCTCCAGACGGAGATGGGTGTAAGACTCCAGGAGATCCTTCATAAAGGTGGAGCAGTCCCAGAGGAGCTTGCCGTCAAGCTGATAGAGGATAAGATTAACTCGCCAGAGGTGGCACATCATG GTTATGTTTTGGATGATTTCCCCTGTGTAAATGAAGAGTACATGAATGCTTCAGATCAATTAGAATTTATCAAGAATTGGAAACTTAAACCAGATTTCATCATCAACTTGAGG ATACCTGATGAAGACCTTGAGATGAGGCGGATTGGACAACGAGTAGATTCACTAAACAACACACTGTATGCACAGGATGTATGGAACCCTGAGAAACCAGAACCACAGCAGaagaaaggaggaggagaagatgaagaggaggaagatgaagaagaggaggaggaagaagaaccAGAAATGAATCTAGACCCTGAAATG ggagaggaagagaagaTTGAATTGACGATGGAGATTATTGAGAGATTGGTTCAGAGACCTGAAGATCTTAAGCCCCATGCCGCTGAGAGTATCGATGCTTACAAAGATAAACTACTCAAGATGTTTGAG GATTATATGGCAGATCATGATCAGCAATACCTGATTGAGATGGACGGGAACAAAACGGCTCCTTTCCTCTTCAGAGAACTCATGAACAAACTCAATACCTACATCCTCCGTCGGGCTGCCGTACCAATCCGCCTCCAGAACGCTGAGGAAGAAGACATCCCTGACGATATTGAGACAGAAGAACTTATGAGGACATTGGGCGGGACCAATTTGGTTGCCCCAAGATACAGGTGGAGGAGGAGCAAGTGGGCGAGGGCGTGTCCTGTTGAGCTCCAGAAAGGGAATGTTGTCCAGGGAAAGCCGGAATTCGCAGTTGG ATTCTTGGATAAGATCTATGTAATGTCAGGCCCTGATGCTATGGAGACCTTCTTGAAGAACCCTCGTCCATACCTAGTTAGTCCTCAGCCTAGACCTCCATGTAAGCTGTGCGTAGTAGGACCACCTCTTTCAGGGAAGACATCGCTGTGTCATCTGCTCTCTCACAAGTTCAATGCAAGG GTACTAGATGTGAATGAACTAATCAAATCACGGATGGAGTCTCACAAAGGCAAGCAGATTGAACTAGCTAAACAAGAAGCCATAGAGTCAGCTGTAGCAACAATCAAAGCCAAACtcagagaaaaggaagaaa aagagaaagaagcgAAGACGTCAGATACAGAGGAGTCCAGAgcggaaggggagggggaggaggagggggcaGGGGAAGGagtaggagaagaagaagatggag AGAAATCAAGAATAAAGGCGGCTGAAGAAACTGAAGGAGAAGCTGAGGCTTcagaggagaaagaagaagaag GCGAGACCACTGCCCAGGATTCTGTTACAGGAGTGACTGAAGGAGACGGTACAGAGACCATTGCTGCGTCACAGCATCCCACCGAAGACCTGTCTACCATTACCGGGGTTGCTCCTACTGTATCACAGATATCTGAAGATGTGGATGAAAACCACCCAGAG GTGATCCAAATGGTAGAAGCTGCAGTGAAGGAAGCTGAGAAGCTCTCCTATCCCATAGGTGCTGATCAGTATGCAGACTGTGTAGAGGAAGCTGTAGTTGAGATACATAGAGAACTCAGAAAGAAAGATCCTAATGGACCTGG TGCTGGTGGATGGATCATTGATAACTTCCCTCAATCCCGGGACCACTGGACAGTCTTGCTTGACCGTGGTCTGGCCCCTGATGAGGTCATCTGCCTCAAGGACAGCAGTGAGAACGGTCTTTACCTGATGAAGCGATGGTACAGACTCAACAGAGATGAGGTGGACACCAAGGCGAGAGAGAGGAAAGAagcagaagagagagagaaacaaaggGTCTTAGACGATGCAAG GATACAAGAGGAACTTGAGAAGGAAGAAGCGGCTAAAGCAGCAGCAGCGGCAGTAGAAGAgggtggtgatgaagatg CAGCAAAAACGCAGGAAGAGAAAcctgaaggagaaaaagaagaaggagaccAAGAAGGAGAAGCAGAAGGAGAAAAGGATGGAGAGAAGGATGGAGAGGCAGCTGGAGAAGGAGGAGCAGGAGGTGGAGAGGAAGGAGAAG CTTCTCCCACTTCTGGTGGAGGGGTGGAGGGTGATGCAGCACCGGGCGTGTCTGATGGTGAACAAAAACCCAAAG AAGGCACTACAACTGATGCAGACCTTACTACTACTGTAACTTCTTATGAAGAAAAAG CTAAGActgaggaagaagaagaggaagaggataAACCTCCTCCTGTTCCTGTCCCTGAAGAAGACCCTCTTCCTCCCGATGGTCCAGAGACAAGCAAGTTCAAAGATCAGAGGAATGAGTTTGAGAGAGAGTGGCCGTCCATCCAAGCTCTACTCACAGGAACTATCAACCTTGATCCGATCCAGATAGAGATTGAGAACAAGAAGACTGAGGATATCATCAAGGAATCACATACCATGGTGGAAC TACCGTACACCTACAGACCATGGGAGTATAATAGTATTGATATGGATGAAGAGGATGAAGATGCAGCAGCTGAAGCTGATGAGGAGGGAGATGAGATGGAGGAAGAAGAG gaTGAGGAAGTCACTAAGAATAAGAAGAAGCAGTTTGGTGATACCAAGCACTTCTGTCCTGTAGCTCTGAAGGAGAAGTTTGTCCTATGGCCTAGTAACCCAGAGATAGCAGCTAAGTACAGGGAGAAGGTCTACTACTGTTCCAACCCAGAGGCTAGGGATAAGTTCATCGCTGAACCAACCACGTTTGTGGCTAAAGGAAGGCCGTTTCAG CCTCCTCCAGTTCGGCTGTTAATGCTTGGCCCCAAGGGTGCAGGCAAGTCCCTCCATGCAAGAGCTATGGCAGACAAACTAGGCCTGTTCCACATCAGCTTCAAAGATCGGCTCCAGGAACTCATCATCAAGAAGACCAAGAAGAAGATAGGACCAGAGtttgaagaggaggaggaggagccaGAAGAGGAAGAGCCAGAAGAGGAAGAGCCAGTAGAAGGACTGAAGGATGGAATACCAGTTGTATCAGAACCAAATGATG CTGCTGCTGCAGAACAGACTGAGGAGGACAATGAAGAAGGG GGAGAGGAGGAGCAGGAGGTGGAGTTGAATGAGTTTGAAGAGAACATCAAGGGTAACCTAATGGGTGATGAATCACTCAGCATAGACTCACTGGAGAAGATTATACCAGACTGGTGGAATTTAGAACCTTACAA ATCAACTGGTTTCATCTTGGAAGGGTTCCCTCGCACCTCCGAGGAAGCTCAATTCATGGCTGAAAATGGCTTTTTCCCAGACGCTGCTATCCTGCTCAATGTAGAAGATTCAGACATCACAAGCAGAATGCTCCCGCCCAAGCTGGAGAAATGGCGTAAGCGACGTGATCGCAGGGTGGCACGGAGAGAGAAGCGTAAGgccaagaagaagaaggagcGAGAGGAGGCGATCAAGAAGCGACGACAAGAACTCATCTCAGAGGCGGATGATAGGAAAGCAAAGAGACAG GCAGAGTTAAGG GCTCAGAGAGCAGCAGATAGAGACAGCGATGACTCAGAACCATCAGATGAAGAAGGGTTTGATGATGAGGAAGAGGAAGATATCGAGGCTATGCTGGCTGAAGAGTttgaagaagaggaggaagaagaggaagaggaggaggagttAGAAGAAGACGCCGTTGAGAGACTGAAGAATGAAATTGGCGAGGTGTATGATGATGATACAAGTCGCATCGCAGGCTTACAg GAAACTCTTGACGAGATCATGATCCCTCGGATGGAACTGAACGGAGGTCGCAAGCCTCACATTGTCCGCTTCACCCTTGAGCAGAGTCTGAGACCCGTCCAGGAGTTTAGAGAGAGTCTCTTTGAGAAGGTGTATCCTATCAGGGAGATGGTAGCTAGGAAGATGCTACAGATTGGTTATAAACATCAGTCAAGGTTTGGAAGATGGTGTCCTGTAAAGCTACTGGAAGGAGACTGTATACAACCAATGCAG GGTCACACCTACCCAACGTTCCCAGCAGTATACCGTCAGCACATTTACTTCATGTCTACCCCTCAAGCTAGAGAGGAGTTTGTCATGCATCCATTGAAGTATCTGAAGCAACCGTCTCCCAAGCCTGTTGTCCCTGTAAGGATGGCCATCATTGGACCACCAAAGTCTGGAAAAACTTCAT TGGCCAACCGATTTGCATCAGATTACGGTATGATGAGACTGTCTATCGGTGAAGCAGTCAGGTTTATCTTGACCCAACAACCCAAGACACAGCTAGCTAAACTTATCAATGCTCAGATCAAGAAGGGTATCCCGCTCCCTGATGAACTTGCCATACGAGCCCTAGAGGTCAATCTCCTTGATACGAGGTCATCGACCAGAGG CTACGTCCTTGATGGTTACCCAGTCTCCAAACACCAGGTTGATCTAATGACAGAGCACGGTATTATCCCAGTGGTTATTCTTGAGCTTAGTGTTGATAGCAGGGAACTCATGGTCAGAGGAATGAAAGATAGACATTCTTCAGAAAG gtTGTTACCGCTCCATGACAGCGCCCAGATCTTAGCTCTGAAGATTGCTGCCTGGCAGAAAGAGATTACTTCTGTGAGGGAGTATTATAAAGAGACTCATAAGAACTGGGTCAGTGTGACAGGAGAGAAGTCTAAGTGGTGGGTTTGGAACAGAGCTGCTGACCATTCTAAGGACAGCGTTCGTAGGATACAAGACTATCTGCAGAGGATATCAGAGG GCAAGGCAGCATCTATCGCTGACATGTGTATCACACCAAAGGAGTTCTTCTCCCGTCTTGGTGACTTTGGCCAGTACTGTCCAGTCAGCCTGGCCAAAGATGGTGAGCTGGTGGACTGCGCCGGACAGATCAACCTAGACAACGCTGCAGAATTCCGCGGTCGCTACTACAAGATGGAGAACCCTGAGAAGGTCAAGGAGTTCCTGGCCAGACCAGAACTCTATGTGCCACCTCAAGCTCCTAGAGCATTACCTCCTCCAGAGCTGCTGCCTAAGAGGAGAACAGCCATTGATGCTAAGAAGATGTTCCCTATGCAGATTGAGCTGCAGGGATACTGTCCTGTTACCTACCTGGATGGAAAGCTGAG GTATGAAGCAATCCTTCCAGGCAACCCGGATCTTATTGTGGAGTACAGGGAAAATATGTACTGCTTTGATTCTGAAGAAAAACTGCAGAAATTCATGAG GTATCCTGAGCGTTACTACAACCTGAAGTTACCTCACAAGTTACCACCCAGGAAGGACCCTCTCCTTGTGACCTCACTGCCTATGTTAGGTTATATGGAACAAACAATCTCAACTGCTATCACCAAGGCTCTTACTGCAACGGGCTGCTTCAAACCAAAGTTCCCCTTCGTCTCACCCTCAAGATCAGCGTTGCTATATCTGGCATTCCATCTCAAAG CGTACAACCCCAAGAGCTCCGACTATGTTCGCAAGAAGTACCGCAAGAAACTGGACCAGTTTGAGGAGCACTGTGAACTCATCCGTTACCTAGGCAACCAGATGGGACCACGATCTCGTAGTCCCAAAGAGCTTCCTATTGACTTTGATCACAAGATGCTTCTCTTTCTCAATCTAAAAGGACGAGAGCCTACACCATCAACATTGGTCGCTATGTAA